The proteins below are encoded in one region of Argonema galeatum A003/A1:
- a CDS encoding chlororespiratory reduction protein 7: MPDSIMFKQDAFVVLEPNQPEQFLTHQELLEKLKGILAHQQDNLPPDLQKFTSLESQAQYLLDTSCELDVGPGKYLQWYAVRLSK, encoded by the coding sequence ATGCCAGATTCTATCATGTTTAAGCAGGATGCTTTTGTCGTCCTAGAACCAAACCAACCAGAGCAATTCCTCACGCATCAAGAGTTGTTAGAAAAACTTAAGGGTATTTTGGCTCACCAACAGGATAATTTACCACCGGATTTGCAGAAATTTACATCCTTAGAGTCCCAAGCCCAATATTTGCTAGATACTTCTTGTGAGTTGGATGTTGGCCCAGGAAAGTATCTCCAGTGGTATGCCGTCCGCTTGTCCAAGTGA
- a CDS encoding YegS/Rv2252/BmrU family lipid kinase produces the protein MVKRLNMTRSAVLIFNPVAGQNDPDQDLAQIREILEPDIDLEILLTTPEVDAGTLAGEALARGVETVIVSGGDGTISAAAAALVGTNIPLGVISRGTANAFAAALGIPNTIQAACETILGGVTQTIDAAYCNGKPMVLLAGVGFEAETVEKADREAKNRFGMLAYILAGVQQLREFERFEAEIETEDKIITVTAAAVTVANIAPPTSILAQGPAGLVVDDGFLDVTVVAPINVAGAIAASYHLLQSALAGNAAERDDIGYLRTRKVKISTEPPQKVVLDGELIGTTPIEVECVPGGLTLIVPLVEEAQPSEKLSGLSGLKIESKAPSESEEV, from the coding sequence GTGGTTAAACGGCTTAATATGACCCGTTCTGCTGTTCTGATATTTAATCCGGTTGCCGGTCAAAACGACCCAGACCAAGATTTGGCTCAAATCAGGGAAATCTTAGAGCCAGATATTGACTTAGAAATTCTGTTGACGACACCGGAAGTTGATGCAGGTACTTTGGCTGGGGAAGCTCTAGCACGGGGTGTCGAAACCGTCATTGTCTCTGGTGGTGACGGCACCATCTCAGCCGCCGCTGCTGCCTTAGTGGGAACAAACATTCCTTTGGGAGTAATTTCGCGGGGCACTGCCAATGCCTTTGCTGCGGCTTTGGGGATTCCAAACACTATCCAAGCAGCCTGCGAAACAATTTTGGGGGGTGTCACGCAGACGATCGACGCTGCCTACTGCAACGGCAAACCAATGGTTTTACTGGCTGGAGTTGGGTTTGAGGCGGAAACGGTCGAGAAAGCCGATCGAGAAGCTAAAAATCGCTTTGGAATGCTAGCCTACATCTTAGCTGGAGTACAACAGCTCAGAGAGTTTGAAAGATTTGAAGCAGAGATTGAAACCGAAGACAAAATTATCACAGTTACGGCAGCTGCCGTGACAGTAGCCAACATAGCACCGCCCACATCGATTTTGGCTCAAGGGCCAGCCGGTCTAGTTGTGGATGATGGTTTTTTGGATGTGACTGTGGTGGCACCGATCAATGTAGCAGGAGCGATCGCTGCCTCCTATCACCTACTCCAAAGCGCTCTTGCTGGTAATGCAGCTGAGCGAGACGATATCGGTTATCTGCGGACAAGAAAAGTCAAAATAAGCACCGAGCCACCACAGAAAGTTGTTCTTGATGGTGAACTCATCGGCACTACTCCTATTGAGGTAGAGTGCGTTCCAGGGGGATTAACCCTGATCGTACCGCTGGTTGAAGAAGCGCAGCCTTCTGAAAAACTGTCGGGGCTTTCTGGCTTAAAAATTGAGTCTAAAGCGCCGTCAGAATCTGAGGAAGTTTGA
- a CDS encoding response regulator, whose translation MNNGGCQPEPPLILIVDDEKMMRILLRRALEKEGYRVVEATNGQEGINAYQRIKPELVLLDAMMPIMDGFTCCAQLQSLNEDDSEKTLSHGKGSGQQDSPWDIRDRPTPVLIVTGLEDAESVDRAFEVGATDYITKPIHWAVLRQRVRRLIEQAQLYKQLEAANQELRRIACLDGLTQVANRRGFDETLDREWRRMGREQAPLSLILCDVDFFKGFNDTYGHLAGDICLQQVAAAIQVAAKRAGDLVARYGGEEFAVILPNSPEAGAVHVAQEIQAKVAALKIKHPKSEVSQYVTLSLGIACIIPLPNYEPRMLIDTADKALYQAKASGRDRFILNKLG comes from the coding sequence ATGAACAACGGAGGCTGCCAACCAGAACCACCCCTGATCCTGATCGTCGATGACGAAAAAATGATGCGAATTCTGCTGCGGCGAGCGCTGGAAAAAGAAGGATACCGAGTGGTAGAAGCTACTAACGGTCAGGAGGGAATAAATGCCTACCAGCGCATAAAACCGGAGCTGGTGCTGCTAGATGCCATGATGCCGATAATGGATGGTTTTACTTGCTGTGCCCAATTGCAATCATTGAACGAGGACGATTCTGAAAAAACTCTATCACACGGCAAAGGGTCAGGCCAACAAGATTCACCTTGGGACATCCGCGATCGTCCCACGCCAGTATTGATTGTGACCGGCTTAGAGGATGCCGAGTCTGTGGATCGAGCTTTTGAGGTGGGTGCTACGGACTACATCACTAAGCCGATTCACTGGGCTGTGCTGCGCCAGCGGGTGCGTCGTTTAATCGAACAAGCTCAACTATACAAACAGTTAGAAGCGGCAAATCAAGAGTTACGACGGATTGCCTGCTTAGATGGCCTTACCCAAGTTGCGAACCGTCGCGGGTTTGATGAAACCCTCGATCGCGAATGGCGGCGGATGGGACGAGAGCAAGCACCCCTGTCGTTGATTTTGTGCGATGTGGATTTTTTCAAAGGTTTCAACGATACTTACGGTCATCTAGCTGGAGATATATGTTTGCAGCAGGTTGCTGCTGCTATTCAAGTCGCTGCCAAACGTGCTGGCGATTTGGTGGCTCGTTACGGCGGGGAAGAATTTGCGGTGATTTTGCCCAACAGCCCTGAAGCCGGTGCAGTTCATGTAGCGCAGGAGATCCAAGCTAAGGTAGCAGCCTTGAAAATTAAGCATCCCAAGTCTGAGGTGAGCCAGTATGTCACCCTTAGTTTGGGTATTGCCTGTATCATTCCCCTTCCCAACTACGAGCCGAGAATGTTGATCGATACTGCTGATAAGGCGCTCTACCAGGCCAAAGCTAGCGGACGCGATCGCTTTATTCTCAACAAATTGGGATAA
- a CDS encoding amylo-alpha-1,6-glucosidase encodes MALDILELDGKTFVTADQLPIPEWPCVLNDEPQPTLTIKDDDMFLVTDTLGNIACNLRDDVNASMGLFCCDTRFLSRLELQIEGRAPVLLNSTADKGFMLSVLCTNPKIENRLKPDTLGIRRELLLNGALFSELEITNYSTSPVSFELSISFDADFVDLFEVRGFAREKRGQALRSVLDGKLAQEETQELTLAYQGLDGSIVESRIHFDHRPPDFFKGYTAIWQLEMEPHETQRLGYRLVMFTNNRPTSRPNIPATLSQARAAEYMEEQNWAQQITRIRSDKAIFNRTIERGEQDVYLLRQSFGKNSTLSAGVPWFSTLFGRDSIIAASQTLMLNPTIARETLHILAEYQGKTDDDWRDEQYGKILHEIRFGEMARCKEVPHTPYYGTVDATPLWLMLYAEYYAWTADLETLDRLWPNALAAMDWIDRNCKETGYLTYASRSQRGLVNQGWKDSGDCIVNRKGQQANGPIALCEVQAYVYAAKVRLSEIARMKKRIDLADRWLDEARELKTRFNRDFWMEDEGFCALALDGEGKHVDSITSNPGHCLSLGILTPEKAYSVAERLRAPDMFNGWGIRTLSSLSPAYNPMGYHIGSVWPHDNALTAMGLRSLGLVDQALEIFQGLIDMTQHQPYQRPPELFCGYERSGDNTPVRYPVACSPQAWATGSIFQLLQMVTNLVPDAANNCLRIIDPALPESIDSLSLHNLRVGGTLLDLEFDRTEKTTSCRVAKKRGNLRVVIEA; translated from the coding sequence ATGGCACTAGATATTCTTGAGCTTGATGGTAAAACTTTTGTAACAGCAGATCAACTGCCCATCCCAGAATGGCCTTGCGTTCTGAATGATGAGCCTCAGCCGACGCTCACCATTAAAGATGACGATATGTTTTTGGTGACGGATACGCTGGGCAACATCGCGTGCAATTTAAGAGATGACGTGAACGCCAGTATGGGGCTGTTCTGCTGCGATACCCGGTTTCTGAGTCGCCTGGAGTTGCAGATAGAAGGTCGAGCCCCTGTTTTGCTCAACAGCACAGCCGATAAAGGGTTTATGCTCTCTGTTTTGTGTACCAATCCCAAAATTGAAAATCGTCTCAAACCTGACACCCTGGGAATTCGGCGGGAACTGCTGCTAAATGGGGCTCTGTTTTCAGAATTAGAAATCACTAATTACAGTACTAGCCCTGTTAGCTTTGAACTTAGCATTAGCTTTGATGCTGATTTTGTCGATTTATTTGAAGTCCGGGGCTTTGCAAGGGAAAAACGGGGGCAAGCTTTGCGATCGGTCCTTGACGGAAAACTAGCCCAAGAAGAAACTCAAGAGCTGACGCTAGCTTATCAGGGTCTGGATGGCTCGATCGTAGAATCTCGCATCCACTTCGATCATCGTCCGCCAGACTTTTTCAAGGGTTACACGGCGATTTGGCAGCTAGAGATGGAGCCTCACGAAACCCAGAGATTGGGTTATCGGCTTGTGATGTTTACCAACAACCGACCGACATCCAGGCCCAATATCCCTGCTACCCTGTCGCAAGCTAGGGCAGCGGAGTACATGGAGGAGCAAAATTGGGCTCAACAGATTACGCGAATTCGTTCCGATAAAGCCATATTTAACCGGACTATAGAGCGTGGTGAACAGGATGTTTACTTGCTGCGGCAGTCGTTTGGTAAGAACTCAACGCTTTCTGCTGGGGTGCCTTGGTTTTCGACGTTGTTTGGGCGCGACTCAATTATTGCGGCGTCTCAAACCTTGATGCTCAATCCCACGATCGCGCGCGAAACTCTCCATATTCTAGCCGAATACCAAGGTAAAACAGACGATGATTGGCGCGATGAGCAATACGGCAAAATCTTGCACGAGATTCGCTTTGGGGAAATGGCTCGCTGCAAAGAGGTGCCCCACACGCCTTATTACGGCACTGTGGACGCCACACCCCTGTGGTTAATGCTCTACGCCGAGTACTATGCTTGGACTGCCGACCTGGAAACCCTGGATCGTTTGTGGCCTAATGCTTTAGCGGCAATGGATTGGATCGATCGCAACTGTAAAGAAACTGGTTACCTCACCTACGCCTCTCGATCCCAACGCGGTTTAGTCAACCAGGGGTGGAAAGATTCTGGAGATTGTATTGTCAATCGTAAAGGTCAGCAGGCAAATGGCCCGATCGCTCTGTGCGAAGTGCAAGCTTATGTTTATGCTGCGAAAGTGCGTCTGTCTGAAATTGCCAGAATGAAGAAGCGGATTGATTTGGCCGATCGCTGGCTAGATGAAGCCAGAGAGTTGAAAACTCGTTTCAATCGCGATTTTTGGATGGAAGATGAAGGTTTCTGCGCTTTAGCTCTGGATGGCGAAGGTAAGCACGTTGACAGCATTACTTCCAATCCCGGTCACTGTCTGAGTCTTGGTATTCTCACCCCAGAAAAAGCTTATAGCGTAGCAGAACGACTGCGGGCACCCGATATGTTCAACGGTTGGGGTATTCGCACTCTCAGCAGTCTGTCACCAGCTTACAATCCAATGGGCTATCACATTGGTTCTGTTTGGCCCCACGACAATGCCCTAACTGCGATGGGGTTACGCAGTCTCGGTTTGGTCGATCAAGCCTTAGAAATTTTCCAGGGATTAATCGACATGACCCAGCATCAACCCTATCAACGTCCGCCAGAACTGTTTTGCGGCTATGAGCGTAGTGGCGATAATACTCCCGTGCGATACCCTGTTGCTTGCTCACCCCAAGCTTGGGCGACCGGCAGCATCTTTCAGTTACTGCAAATGGTCACTAATCTGGTGCCTGACGCCGCTAATAATTGCTTGCGAATTATCGATCCGGCTTTGCCAGAGTCGATCGATTCTTTATCGCTGCACAATCTGAGAGTTGGGGGAACTCTGCTGGATCTAGAGTTCGATCGTACTGAAAAGACTACTTCTTGCCGAGTTGCCAAGAAGCGGGGGAATTTGCGCGTTGTAATTGAAGCGTAA
- a CDS encoding AAA family ATPase — protein sequence MLEKVELHNFKSHRDTQLILDSSRLHALVGQNSSGKTSVLQALHYLSRLANSSFANIFQDERAPQFITTIGRDNMSVTASGFWGYKDRKDWEACYQWQQSVNPPWFPTTSWKVDRRDEGNLEGWLSSLNEASYPIPQSLRYAVHLKLVATNLAKAAYSDAITPRVEFDGSGLAPTLDYLRDEAPDKFQSLQEMLQRIVPGVRKVGVRRAKVTVNRQRSIEVDGKSISYEESQEMAGQEVVLDMNAGDRIPAHAISEGTMLALGLLTVLMNPNQPNLVLLDDVEQGLHPKAQRELITVFKEIIKANNNLQIIFSTHSPYIVDELTPSQVHVLSNNNSGFTRGKRLDEHPDVEWAKQTLSTGEFWDAEGEDWVVVGEINE from the coding sequence ATGCTAGAAAAAGTAGAACTTCATAACTTCAAAAGTCATCGAGATACGCAACTTATTTTAGATAGTTCTCGCCTACACGCACTTGTAGGACAGAACAGTTCTGGTAAAACATCAGTCTTGCAAGCATTGCATTATCTCAGTCGGCTTGCTAATTCATCATTCGCAAATATTTTTCAGGATGAAAGAGCGCCTCAATTTATTACCACAATTGGGCGAGACAATATGTCTGTTACTGCAAGTGGTTTTTGGGGATACAAAGATCGGAAGGATTGGGAAGCTTGCTATCAATGGCAACAAAGCGTTAATCCTCCTTGGTTCCCCACAACATCATGGAAAGTCGATCGACGAGATGAGGGAAATTTGGAAGGATGGTTAAGCTCGTTAAACGAGGCTTCATATCCAATACCCCAATCCTTGAGATACGCGGTTCATCTTAAGTTAGTAGCTACTAACCTTGCTAAAGCAGCTTACAGTGATGCAATTACGCCGCGAGTAGAGTTTGATGGTTCAGGCTTAGCACCTACCTTGGACTATCTACGCGATGAAGCTCCAGATAAATTTCAATCCTTACAGGAAATGTTGCAACGGATTGTCCCAGGTGTAAGGAAAGTAGGGGTAAGGCGAGCCAAGGTTACGGTCAATCGTCAACGGTCAATCGAAGTCGATGGAAAATCTATCTCATACGAAGAAAGTCAGGAAATGGCAGGGCAAGAAGTTGTCCTAGACATGAATGCGGGCGATCGCATTCCAGCCCATGCCATTAGCGAAGGAACTATGCTCGCGCTTGGATTATTGACTGTTTTGATGAATCCCAATCAACCGAATTTAGTGTTACTAGATGATGTTGAACAGGGGCTCCATCCAAAAGCACAACGAGAATTGATTACTGTTTTTAAGGAAATTATTAAAGCCAACAACAATCTGCAAATTATTTTTTCTACCCATTCTCCCTATATTGTAGATGAACTTACTCCTTCTCAAGTCCATGTATTAAGTAACAATAATTCAGGTTTTACTCGTGGCAAAAGATTGGACGAACATCCTGATGTAGAATGGGCAAAACAAACTTTAAGCACTGGGGAATTTTGGGATGCTGAGGGAGAAGATTGGGTGGTTGTCGGAGAAATAAATGAATGA
- a CDS encoding DUF2973 domain-containing protein, producing the protein MLHLLYILAFTLLAFLAVGNLIRSLISISADYNYNSLSSSSQAAYRSGSRRPKQVPHPEFLDAAGNVIDEPLLVMRSIGVEDARQQLESLYQNPPESSSS; encoded by the coding sequence ATGTTACACCTACTTTACATTTTAGCCTTTACTTTGCTTGCCTTCTTAGCCGTTGGCAATCTGATCCGCAGTTTGATAAGCATAAGCGCTGATTATAATTACAACAGTTTGTCTTCAAGTTCTCAAGCAGCTTACCGTTCAGGTTCTCGCAGACCTAAGCAGGTGCCGCACCCAGAGTTTCTGGATGCGGCTGGCAACGTAATCGATGAGCCTCTTTTGGTGATGCGATCGATCGGCGTTGAAGATGCCCGTCAACAATTAGAATCGCTTTATCAAAATCCCCCAGAAAGTTCGTCTTCTTGA
- a CDS encoding DUF2605 domain-containing protein: MLNSNLPESELLKSLLQPLLEDFQYWFGRSRDLLETKEISFLSQQQQSDLLARVKHAQSEVSTVEMLYKATGGQAGVETAALIPWHRLVMECWQVGMRFRLEQSTEQKQDKETQD; this comes from the coding sequence ATGCTTAACTCCAACCTGCCTGAGTCTGAGTTGCTCAAAAGCCTGTTGCAGCCGTTGTTGGAAGACTTTCAATATTGGTTTGGGCGATCGCGCGACTTACTGGAAACAAAAGAAATTTCTTTCTTGAGTCAACAGCAGCAATCCGACCTCTTGGCGCGTGTGAAGCACGCTCAGAGTGAGGTAAGCACAGTCGAGATGCTCTATAAAGCAACAGGCGGTCAAGCTGGCGTGGAAACGGCAGCGCTGATCCCGTGGCACCGCTTGGTGATGGAATGCTGGCAGGTGGGAATGCGTTTTCGCCTTGAGCAGTCTACCGAACAAAAACAGGACAAGGAGACGCAAGACTAA
- the thrS gene encoding threonine--tRNA ligase, with product MSESPDSPQQPAKIHLPRTSESDSLKKIRHTTSHVMAMAVQKLFPKAQVTIGPWIENGFYYDFDHPEPFTEKDLKAIKKEMIKIINRKLPVIREEVSREEAARRIKEINEPYKLEILEGLQEPITVYHLGDRWWDLCAGPHVENTADLNPKAFELESLAGAYWRGDSSKAQLQRIYGTAWETPEQLEEYQRRKEEALRRDHRKLGKELGLFIFADEVGPGLPLWTPKGTVLRSILEDFLKQEQVKRGYLPVVTPHIARVDLFKTSGHWQKYKEDMFPLMAEDEEAAALEQGFVLKPMNCPFHIQIYKSELRSYRELPMRLAEFGTVYRYEQSGELGGLTRVRGFTVDDSHLFVTPEQLDAEFINVVDLILSVFKSLQLKNFKARLSFRDPTSDKYIGSDEVWEKSQGAIRRAVEKLGMNYFEGIGEAAFYGPKLDFIFQDALDREWQLGTVQVDYNLPERFDLEYVAEDGIRKRPVMIHRAPFGSLERLIGILIEEYAGDFPLWLAPIQARLLAVSNEFLPFAQEVAEKMKSLGIRAEADASNERLAKLIRNAEKDKIPVMAVVGAKEVESNSLNIRTRASGELGEIPVAEVMERMKSAIANYSTF from the coding sequence ATGTCAGAATCTCCTGATTCCCCACAACAACCAGCTAAAATTCATCTGCCTCGCACCAGTGAATCGGATTCCTTAAAAAAGATTCGTCATACGACTTCCCACGTGATGGCGATGGCGGTGCAGAAGCTGTTTCCCAAGGCGCAAGTTACGATCGGCCCTTGGATTGAAAATGGATTTTACTACGATTTTGACCATCCAGAGCCTTTTACAGAAAAAGATCTGAAGGCGATCAAAAAAGAGATGATCAAAATCATCAATCGCAAACTGCCAGTAATTCGCGAAGAAGTCAGCCGCGAAGAAGCCGCTCGCCGGATTAAAGAGATTAACGAGCCTTACAAACTCGAAATTTTGGAAGGTTTGCAAGAACCGATTACCGTTTACCACCTGGGAGATCGATGGTGGGATCTCTGTGCTGGCCCCCACGTTGAAAATACCGCCGATTTGAACCCCAAAGCATTTGAACTGGAAAGCTTAGCTGGTGCTTACTGGCGCGGCGATTCTAGCAAAGCGCAATTGCAGCGGATTTACGGTACAGCATGGGAAACTCCAGAACAGCTCGAAGAATATCAGCGACGCAAAGAAGAAGCGCTGCGCCGAGATCACCGCAAACTGGGTAAAGAACTGGGACTATTTATCTTTGCTGATGAAGTTGGGCCTGGATTGCCTTTGTGGACTCCCAAAGGTACGGTATTGCGAAGTATTCTGGAAGATTTCCTCAAGCAGGAACAAGTCAAACGAGGTTATTTGCCAGTTGTGACGCCGCATATCGCCAGAGTCGATTTGTTCAAAACTTCAGGACACTGGCAAAAATACAAAGAAGATATGTTCCCGCTGATGGCGGAGGACGAAGAAGCAGCCGCACTCGAACAAGGTTTTGTTCTCAAACCGATGAATTGTCCGTTCCACATTCAGATATATAAAAGCGAGTTGCGTTCCTATCGGGAATTGCCGATGCGCTTAGCTGAATTTGGCACAGTTTATCGTTACGAACAATCTGGGGAATTGGGTGGTTTGACGCGAGTGCGCGGTTTCACAGTGGATGATTCTCACTTATTTGTAACGCCAGAACAACTGGATGCGGAATTCATCAATGTTGTGGATTTGATTCTGTCGGTATTCAAGAGTTTGCAACTGAAAAACTTCAAGGCGCGACTGAGTTTCCGAGATCCAACTTCCGATAAATATATCGGTTCTGATGAAGTTTGGGAAAAATCCCAAGGTGCTATTCGCCGCGCTGTCGAAAAGCTGGGAATGAACTATTTTGAAGGCATTGGAGAAGCGGCATTTTACGGCCCAAAATTGGATTTTATCTTCCAAGATGCTTTAGATAGAGAGTGGCAATTGGGTACTGTTCAGGTAGATTACAACTTGCCGGAACGGTTCGATTTGGAGTATGTTGCAGAAGATGGTATTCGGAAACGTCCGGTGATGATTCACCGCGCTCCTTTTGGCTCGTTAGAAAGGCTAATTGGCATATTAATTGAGGAGTATGCGGGTGATTTCCCGTTGTGGTTAGCGCCAATACAAGCGCGATTATTGGCGGTGAGTAATGAGTTTCTGCCTTTTGCACAGGAGGTCGCAGAGAAAATGAAATCTCTCGGTATCCGCGCCGAAGCTGATGCTAGCAATGAGCGATTGGCTAAACTAATTCGCAATGCGGAAAAAGATAAAATCCCCGTAATGGCGGTAGTGGGAGCGAAAGAGGTTGAATCGAATAGCTTGAATATTCGCACTCGCGCTTCTGGGGAATTGGGAGAAATTCCGGTGGCGGAAGTGATGGAAAGGATGAAAAGTGCGATCGCAAACTACAGCACCTTCTAA
- a CDS encoding type II toxin-antitoxin system RelE/ParE family toxin has product MAYQVVWSPKALEDVEAIAAYIARDSTSYAAAVINKILDATRNLSKFPFAGRIVPEFGEQTIREQFAYSYRVIYRIQGETVTIAAVIHGKRLLEELDIDCLD; this is encoded by the coding sequence ATGGCTTATCAAGTAGTGTGGTCGCCCAAAGCTTTAGAAGATGTAGAAGCGATCGCCGCATATATAGCGCGTGATTCTACTTCCTATGCTGCGGCAGTAATTAACAAAATACTTGACGCGACTCGAAACTTAAGCAAATTTCCTTTTGCAGGGCGCATTGTACCGGAATTTGGTGAACAAACTATCAGGGAACAGTTTGCATATAGCTATCGAGTTATTTATCGAATACAGGGTGAAACTGTAACTATTGCGGCGGTGATTCATGGAAAAAGACTATTGGAGGAATTGGACATTGATTGTTTAGATTAA
- a CDS encoding DUF4058 family protein encodes MPSPFPGMNPYLENPQLWPAVHHRFIVAIADALLPQLLPKYIVDIEKRVYQIDGEDSLLVGIPDVTVQRFTSQTTSPTSNVAVAAPLTKPLQVTVPMQMEFREGYLEVREIATKEVVTVIEVLSPTNKRTGQGREIYEEKRQQVLASRTHLVEIDLLRSGQPMPVFGNNIQGSYRILVSREKRRPNADLYLFNLPDAIPTFPLPLRIGDLEPVVDLQALIGGVYDRAGYDFVIDYSGEPVPKLSEADAVWADGLLREKGLR; translated from the coding sequence ATGCCTTCTCCTTTTCCGGGAATGAATCCATATTTAGAAAATCCTCAATTGTGGCCTGCCGTTCATCATCGGTTTATAGTTGCGATCGCTGATGCTTTGCTTCCTCAACTGCTTCCCAAATATATAGTAGATATTGAAAAACGGGTTTATCAGATCGATGGGGAAGATTCCCTTTTAGTCGGTATTCCCGATGTCACCGTCCAACGTTTTACAAGTCAAACAACCTCTCCCACTTCTAATGTTGCCGTCGCAGCGCCACTCACGAAACCTTTACAGGTAACAGTACCAATGCAGATGGAATTTAGAGAAGGATATTTAGAAGTGCGAGAGATAGCAACTAAAGAGGTGGTGACAGTAATAGAAGTGCTTTCGCCTACTAATAAACGCACTGGACAAGGAAGGGAAATATACGAAGAAAAACGTCAACAGGTATTGGCAAGTCGCACTCATTTAGTAGAGATAGACTTACTGCGTAGTGGGCAACCTATGCCTGTTTTTGGCAATAATATTCAGGGGAGTTATCGAATTTTGGTCAGTCGGGAAAAACGTCGCCCAAACGCGGATCTTTACCTTTTTAATTTACCGGATGCGATTCCCACTTTCCCGTTGCCTTTGCGAATAGGAGATTTAGAACCAGTGGTAGATTTGCAGGCGTTAATTGGCGGTGTTTATGACAGAGCGGGTTATGATTTTGTAATTGATTACAGTGGGGAACCAGTACCAAAATTGTCAGAGGCAGATGCTGTTTGGGCAGATGGTTTGTTGCGAGAGAAAGGGTTACGCTGA
- a CDS encoding DUF3095 domain-containing protein codes for MSTENFYNDLPTLNNFIDITESKKFVPVPDDWYILITDIVGSTKAIEAGRYKDVNLIGACCIIAILNIAGKREVPFIFGGDGASILIPPSLFVEAKQALLGTQYFAKQEFNMDLRLGIVPVSAVMEAKYEVKIAKFKVSNTYNQGIFTGGGLTYATQLTKDSATSEIYNIKNIGIPDKADFSGLNCPWQDIASPHGEAISLIVMATSSSCQEENSVYRAVLEEIQKIYGNSENFHPIISENLKLSLKNKNLYSMVKIQEQSSSYLKKLFVFIIIKIKMLIRSFLTRFQTKKAALNLELSKNGLVANTDYRKFDDLLRMIISGKAAQREKLVSYLEKNYQAGKLVYGIHVSDRVLMTCLVPVGVGREVHLVDGADGGYALAAKDMKARINLASK; via the coding sequence ATGTCAACCGAAAATTTTTACAATGATTTGCCAACTTTAAACAATTTTATTGATATCACTGAGTCTAAAAAATTTGTCCCTGTACCTGATGATTGGTACATATTGATTACAGATATTGTAGGTTCTACAAAAGCCATAGAAGCAGGACGTTACAAAGATGTTAATCTCATAGGTGCTTGCTGTATTATTGCTATCTTAAATATAGCTGGCAAGCGTGAAGTTCCCTTCATCTTTGGCGGTGATGGTGCTTCAATCTTGATACCGCCATCTCTATTTGTAGAAGCGAAACAAGCTTTGCTGGGAACGCAATATTTTGCCAAGCAGGAATTTAATATGGATTTGCGGCTGGGTATCGTTCCCGTATCAGCTGTCATGGAGGCAAAGTACGAAGTAAAAATAGCTAAATTCAAAGTCTCTAATACTTATAACCAAGGTATATTTACAGGTGGCGGACTGACTTATGCTACACAACTGACAAAAGACTCAGCTACTTCTGAGATTTACAATATCAAAAATATAGGTATACCTGACAAAGCAGATTTCTCTGGGTTAAATTGTCCTTGGCAAGATATTGCTAGTCCACATGGAGAAGCCATCAGCCTGATTGTTATGGCGACTAGCAGCAGTTGTCAAGAAGAGAATTCGGTTTATAGAGCGGTATTAGAGGAAATACAAAAAATTTATGGTAACAGTGAAAATTTCCATCCAATCATTTCGGAAAATCTCAAGCTGTCTTTAAAAAATAAAAACTTATACAGTATGGTAAAAATTCAGGAGCAATCCAGCAGTTATTTAAAAAAGTTATTCGTGTTTATAATAATAAAGATTAAAATGTTGATTCGCTCATTCTTGACGCGATTTCAAACCAAGAAAGCGGCTTTAAATTTGGAATTAAGTAAAAATGGTTTGGTTGCAAATACTGATTACAGAAAGTTTGACGATTTGCTACGCATGATTATATCAGGGAAGGCGGCACAACGAGAAAAATTAGTTAGCTATTTGGAAAAGAACTATCAAGCAGGTAAGCTAGTGTATGGAATTCACGTTTCCGATCGCGTTCTCATGACCTGTCTTGTACCTGTGGGGGTGGGGCGGGAAGTCCATTTGGTGGACGGTGCTGATGGGGGATATGCCCTCGCGGCAAAAGATATGAAAGCCAGAATCAATTTGGCTTCTAAGTAA